The following is a genomic window from Sciurus carolinensis chromosome 3, mSciCar1.2, whole genome shotgun sequence.
agagaggaaggcaggaagtGGCAAAGGGAGGGAGAGCCTGGGCTGCACTGCCTGGAGACATTCCCTTAAAAACAGGGCTCATTTGCCTAGGTAGGTAAGTGAGGGGCTCCTCTAAAGTGAAGCTGTACAATAAATCCTGTATTGCTATAACCTCAGTTGGGGCCCTTCAACTCTTGGTCTGGACCTGCAGTTTTTGCTGTGAGTCTTCAGTAACAACCAATAATCTGGACAGGGCACTGTTCTAGGTAACCTGCAGAGATATGGAGACAGACAGGAAGCCTGGCCTCAGAAGGTTTCTATCTAAGGGAGTCTGATATAGCCAGCCCATCCTAGAGGAGCATACAGGAAATAGACAAGAAGCAACATCCAGACACTAATATAGAGAGATAAGTCACAGCATACAGACCTTAAATATAACTTGACCAAAAAAGCAAACTGGCAGATGTGGCAGGGAAGTCATTGTCCTTCTGTAAAGTTCACCTGCTCCATGAAGTCTTCCTAGTTTTGCTACCTTTATCTCCTTTGGTCTCTACCCTGTAGAAGTAAAATGTACTTCCCTCTCATCCGTTAGTGTCTCCAGCTTTATACTATACTATACAATAGCCCTTTGTGGATCTGTTTCAATCAGTTTGTCTCTTAAAATTCTattccagtgacccaggaggttgaggcaagaggattgcaagttggaagccaacctcagcaacttagtgagacactgtctcaaaataaaataaaatttaaaaaaggactgggggtatagcttagtggttaaggcactcctgggttcaacccctgtaCTTCCCACCAAATTCTATCCATACTCATCTTGCACATTTTGGTCTGGGAACCCAGAGTCCAGTCCTTAATCAGCTGTTAAGTAGCAGCTGCTGCTGAGTGTAAGAGGTTGGAAAGGCTGAAGTCAGAGTGTTTGTCCCCCTTCAATAACTCTACAAAGACTCCCTAGAGGAAGGGGGATTTCAAGAACTTAATAGAAAGCACGGTGGTAGTCTGAGGGAGGGTTCTGGCCAGGGCAGGAGCTCAGAGATTCAGGAAAGATGACCAAAGCAAGAGAGAGGTGATGTGTGTAAGGCAGAAAGAGGGTCTAAGGCAAGGCAAGATGAAGAATGAGAAGGAGTGAGACCCCTGGAGGTACTGGGGACCCTGAAACAGAGGAGCCAATTCTTGATTCTGATCAAGAGAACAACAGGAGATCACAGCAGGGCCTGCAGTGGCGGTACCATGGTGGTGGCATCCGCGGTGCTGCAGAGAAGATCTTGTTCTAAACGATATCAGCAATAGGCTTTACGTCAATGAGGGACTCCTGGGAGTAGCACTGGGAGGACCCACGTGCCATTTAGATTCACGTGCCCAGTGTTTCCGCCAGTGCCACTCAGTCTCTGTGGGGCCTGTCCTTAACTACCTGTGAGCCAACTGTTCCTTGGGTGTCAGATGAAGGCTGATTCAGAAGGCCTTGTAGGAGGAAGTGGGGCCAATTACAGGAGTTGAAAAGAGGGAACATTTTCCTGCAACTGTGGAGAGAATAAGAGAATGGGCAGGACTGCAAGAGTATAAAAATCAGATCCAAGAGAGCAGAAGCGATCCTGTTGAGAAGGTACACATTGGATGCTGAGTCAGGGAGGAGGTACAAATCTGAGTGTGACCATGACCATGGTAAAGGGGTTGAGGAGTCAGATAGCCAGACTGTAGGTCTCCAGGAGGGTGTGGGTGAGCAGGGGCCAGGAAATTGATGAGAAAAACTGGGGCCTCTGGTGGTTGGAGCTGCAGCCCAAGAGGATTCTGGAAAAGCCTATCTGGaacaaaacacaacacacacacacacacacacacacacacacacacacacacttgaataTATGCACAAACTGACCTTCACAGCAATGGGTCCTTGAAGCTGTGTGGGTGGGTACGTGAGGCTCATGGAGGCAGCTGCAGGGACAGTGCTGAGGATTCTACTCTGTAGGCAGGGTCTTCTCTCTCCATCAAACTCATACCCACCTCCAAGGccatttaagaaaatggaaaattcctgTGTTGGGGAGCCACAGAAAGCAGACTAGGAGAAGGGGTGCTACAAGGCACATAGACGAGGCCCAGAGCTAGCAGGCTCAGGACCGGCAGGTAAGACCCAGAGAGTCCAAATTCCTGGACAAAGACCTGGTGGGCACTGAGAAGGGAATAGACAGACCCAGAGAGAAATGGGCAGGACCCAACCAAACAGCCTGCAGCTGGGAGTTAGGCAACAGCGCCTGAGCAGCAGGTAGCATTTAATGATGAAAACCCATCTCAATTTGGACTGGACTGGGGGTGGGCCAATCCTCTTAGGCCTCCTTCCACACAGGAAGCCATGTCCACTGTCCAAGCCTAATCCCAATTTTCAGCATTTCCCCAGGGATCaatcatccatcatccacccaaaTGTGAGATCCGTGTGTGCTGGTGGGGACAACCAAGAGGAGCTGCCCAGATACAAGAGCCACAGGTTCAGCTGCAGAGGCATATCCCAAGGGTTTTGCTCCCCGTGAAGAATAGACCTCCGAGAAGGCAGGCTCTGACCTGCAGGAAGTGTTATCGGCCAACACCCCCTCACAGGCAGAGCAATAATGTGCCTGCTGACAGTCCTCTGTAGTGACAGCGAGGGGCGCGCGGGGTGGCGGGggtggaggagggcagaggggtgAACCGGGAGCGGAGAACCGACCCGACGGCCAGATTGGAGGAACTAGTGCAGCGCCAAGAAGCTGGGACCTGGGCCTCTGCATGAGGGCACTCACTGCCACGCTGCCCTCCTACACATAGGTGGGGGCGGGGAAAGGGAAGACTGTTCCCATGGCTTCTCTCCTACCGCGAACCCAGTGCATCAAAACAAGCTGACCCACGGTCCTAGGATCTGGAGGAGGTGGTAGGAGCAACCATTCCTCCCCCACTCCCAGCTCTGACCCTGAGAGGGACCCTCGAACAACGACCACCTGCCCCTTACCCACTTTTCCCCATCGCGTGAAAGGAAAGGACCCAGTACAGAGGGTGGGAGCTAAGGCGGGATTTGAGATTGGTATGTGACATTCTATTGGTCAGAGGAGCTGCCGATCAGGAGGGCAGCTCGGGTGAGGATTGGCTGCGTGAGGCGGGGCGCGGCGCGGCGAAAGAAGGGGCCCAAGGGGTGGGGCTGACGCTGCAGCTGGCGCAGCTCAGACTCTGGGCAGCCACCGCGGAGCAGCGAAGCAGCTCCTTCCCCCGCCTGTCCGCGCGCGCGGGCCGGGGCTAGGCCCCCCACCGCCGGGTCCCCCGGGGCTGCAGCAGCAGCGGCGCCGCCCGCGGTTCCCGCCGGGACCCGGGCGCCAGCCCCGCTCTGCAGGATGGGCACGGTGCTGTCGCTTTCCCCTGCCTCCTCGGCCAAGGGCCGGAGGCCCGGCGGGTTGccggaggagaaaaagaaggcgCCGCCCGCGGGGGACGAGGCGCTGGGGGGCTACGGGGCGCCGCCAGTGGGCAAGGGTGGCAAAGGCGAGAGTCGGCTCAAACGTCCGTCCGTGCTCATCTCGGCGCTCACCTGGAAGCGCCTGGTGGCCGCATCTGCCAAGAAGAAGAAAGGCAGCAAGAAGGTGACGCCCAAGCCCGCGTCCACCGGTCCTGACCCTCTAGTCCAACAACGCAACCGCGAGAACCTTCTCCGCAAGGGCCGGGACCCCCCTGACGGCGGCGGCGCCACCAAGCCCCTGGCAGTACCAGTGCCCACGGTGCCCGCGGCTGCAGCCACCTGCGAGCCACCGTCGGGGGGCAGCGCTGCAGCCCCGCCGCCAGGCTCGGGTGGGGGAAAGCCTCCGCCGCCGCCACCCCCAGCCCCGCAGGCGGCGCCGCCGGTGCCTGGAGGCTCGCCGCGGAGGGTCATCGTGCAGGCGTCCACAGGCGAGCTGCTCCGCTGTCTGGGCGATTTCGTGTGCCGGCGCTGCTACCGCCTCAAGGAGCTGAGCCCCGGCGAGCTGGTGGGCTGGTTCCGCGGCGTGGACCGCTCGCTGCTGCTGCAGGGCTGGCAAGACCAGGCCTTCATTACGCCCGCCAACCTGGTGTTCGTGTACCTGCTGTGCCGCGAGTCGCTGCGCGGGGACGAGCTGGCGTCGGCTGCCGAGCTGCAGGCCGCCTTCCTCACCTGCCTCTACCTCGCCTACTCGTACATGGGCAACGAGATTTCCTACCCACTCAAGCCCTTCCTCGTGGAGCCTGACAAGGAGCGCTTCTGGCAGCGCTGCCTGCGCCTCATCCAGCGGCTCAGCCCGCAGATGCTGAGGCTCAACGCTGACCCCCACTTCTTCACGCAAGTCTTTCAAGACCTCAAGAACGAGGGCGAGGCCGCCGCCGGCGCCGGGGGTCCACCGAGTGGGGGCGCGCCCGCAGCTTCCTCAACCGCCAGGGACAGCTGCGCGGCCGGAACCAAGCACTGGACTATGAACCTGGACCGCTAGGGATACCCGGGGTCGTGCCCGTCCCCCGCCCAAGTCTCCGACATACACTCGGAACCCCGGGACTCTGAAGCCACCGCCGATGTTACCGCCACTCTGGGCCGGGCGGAGGAGGAGCCGCCCGTGTCCCGCAGGGGAAGGTGGAGGCTAGGACACGGTGTCTGGGTTTGCTGGGCGTGGGGTGGGAATGGGGGATGAGCACTGGAAGGGCATCCCAGCTTCACACTTTCCATCTGTCTGTGCCCTCATCTCTCCATTTCTGCCTGGAGTTCCACCTTTCCTGCCGTGCGTGTCTGTAAGTCTGTCACCCCTGGGTTTTGTCCATTTCCTCACCTCCTTTCTGTATCTTCATTTTTCCTCCTGTCTGcattttcatctctctctctccctttccatttACCGTTCCTTGGGTGTGTGTTTCCATCTCCACCTCACCCCGTGCCTGATTGTACCCCATTGCCCTCCAGCACCTGTGTCCCCATCTTCCCTTCTTGATCTCTTTCCCCTTGTTCCTGTCATGTGTTCCTATTTCCTCTCTTGTTTGCCTTCCCCCTCTGCTTGTATCATCTTGCATTTCTTCCCCTGAGTCCCCGTATCCCACTCCCCAGATCAAAGGGACCGTTAGTTTTTAATTGAATCGACTGAGGTGCGACAAGAAACTGCAGTCCCAGGATCCCAGACAACCACCAGAATGGTCCcttgccccacccccactgcctCTCCCTACCTTTTCCAACGTGTTGCATGCTGGGAGTTGGCGGGGGGTTGGGTGGAGGGACTGCTGGCttcattcaggaggctgagatttGGGACAAGATCAACCTGAAAGACCACCCCGGCGGCGATCCTCAAGTGGGCGGgtggcaagaaaaagaaaactctactTATTTTGAGGGAGGGGCGTCCCTCTTCCTTATCCTTAGGTTTCTTGTTATCCCTCtcctcttttaatttatttcGCTGTTTccggagggaggggggaggggggaattGTTGGGCTGAGAACTGTCCGAGGTGCTGAGCTGGGGCGGGACCGGAATCTTCCCGGGAGAGTACCAGGGACTGGGTTGGGCCTGGGGCCATGTCCAAGGTGCCAATGATGCGGGCCGACGGCGCGGGCCGCACTGTCTGTCTGTCCGTCTATCCCGGAGAGAACTATAAAGCGCTGGAAGCGCCTACACATGGTTTTGCGCCGGCCTTTCTTTGGGCCCCCGGGAGGGAGGGAACGACAGCGCAAGTGGAACTGTCACTGTACAGCAGGATAACAAGATAGAGGGTCTACTGGGGAAGGTCAAGTCCCTGAGAGCTGCTACCTGCTGACCCCTCCCACATCAGCTTCCATTTTACAGAGTAAAATGGGGTAGCCAAAGGTTGAGGCTGAATCCACaatccccaccccagcctccatcTTGCCTAACCTAGCTGCTCATAAATGCCCAGGCCACTAAGAGACAAGAGGTAAGGACAGCAGAAGTCATTTCCCTTTTATGAGGTAACCCCTTGAGGAAGAATTAACTAGTCACTATTGCTGCTTTTCATCTTTCCGTACCATATGTCAGATCTAGAGTCCAGTTAGGCCTAAGTGTGTTCACCACTCACTCCCGGGTAGGATCTGATGGCTACATTCagccacccccccaccccacccccgcatGTGTCCAACCCGGGCAGCTTGGAGTCCGCTTTGGTTACACGCCCACCCAGGGCAGTCTTGGGAGGCCCGTCCCTGCTTCCTACTCATACCCTGGACTTTTATCGTCAGGGAGGCGCAGAGATGAAAAGGGGAGACGAAAGTCATTCCCCAGGGTTGAAACAAGAGGCAAAATGAGCTATTTGGCTTGAGATACCTGCTCAGTCTCTATTGCCTTTTTATCTACATGGCAAATGGCTAAGTGCTCTGTTCACTGTTCCACTGGCTCAAGGAGGCCTGGCTCCAACCCTGATCACCACGTGGCCTAGAGGATCCAAAGAGAGAACCAGAAGGCATTGGCAAAGACCAGGCCTCAGGTTCGCTGTCCGTGGTGCTGACTGGCAGGTTCCGGCAGGGTGGGGGCTTGTATGGGCAGGAAGAGTTGGGGACTCGGTCGCTGCCAGATCTTCTGGATAATTTAGGAATAGTGTGTAAGCTATTCTAGTGGCGAGTTATAGAAGTCTGGCCCGAGGTTCCAGTAGTGTCGCTTCCCACTTGCCCTCCTGAGAGATCAGGACTCGGCTTTCACCCGGCTTGGGCCCAGAGCCTTAGCGCCCTGCCTGGAGCCGGAAATCCTTAGTCCAGATTTGTGAATCGAGCTCGGGGGGCGGGGGTAGTGGGGGGGAGGGCTGGCGGAAGAGAAGGCGGGAGCAGCCGCCCATTGGCTGGAATTTGGCGCAGTCAGCGCGGTGCCGTCATCTCTCCGGTTtcggaggagggagggaggaaggatcaCTTGGGTCACTCCGCGGCTGTCGCCCTAGTAACCAGACCGAGTGGGCGGGgccctctctactctcccacttCTGGCGGGGAGAAACAATCCTGGTCCTACTAATTTGGAATTAGTTAGCGAGACTAGTTACTTCATTGAAATTTATGAGTTAGAGGAGCCTAAAGGAAGTGATATAGAGACGGGAGAGTTCAAACAGCTCCCCAAACACCCTGCCCTCCGGAGGCTTCTATGTACAGCCCGCAACCCATACATAACAACTTCCCTTTTACTTGCGAgggcgcgcgcgcgcacacacacacatacacacaccaggAATCTGTGGTCTGGCCCTGGGGACCCAGAATGAGAAAAAAGCCTCAGGGAGTGGTGGTAACTTAAATCTCACTTTCCTTACCATGCCCCAAAGTATGAGCCACTCTATAATGCGATTAGCAGTAGGGACTGTAGGAGGATCAACGGGAATACATGGAAGAATTATTCTCCTAGGTCAAACTTGGTCAGAGTTCTGTTTTCTCCAGGAGAAAGGTTCAGGATGGTCTTTTGAGaaggcaaaggaagaaaagagtacGTGTAGAGACAGAATAAGATGACTTCTCTTTACTGCCCAGGAGTGGACCTAAGGAAAGTGAGTCCAGGTTCGTGATGAGGCGGTAAAGCCCAGCCTAGAGAAAGAATGGAGATGGAGGATGGGAGACAAAAACCCAGCTGGAGCCATGACTCAGCACTTCCCTTCGGAAAGGGCTGGGACTACTCTTCCAGCATAGGGGCAGCAAaaggggagtggggagaacaggaaaagaaaagggtgaTAACTGGTGATCCACCCTTTTGCGTGATACATGCTGATACATGCACTGACACATAACCGAAGGGGCACATTTTAACCCAGAGCAAGCATACGTGCATTTATGCTGGTGAAGGTTTATTCAATCATAATATACTCTCATCTTCACTCTCTCTTTCCCTGTTCCCCTTTCTGGAGCAGAGGACATTTTGTCCCAAGATCCACTCTTGCCTGTCCCTAGAATACCTTGGTACTTACTGGAAAAGGAGAAATGCAAAAACttgcagatgtgtgtgtgtgtgtgtgtgtgtgtgtgtgtgtggtgttgtcATGGTAACTGTTTTGCCTGCCAGGCATGGTATGCAGCAACCAGAGCATCTGGCAGCATCCCAAGAACATCCTATGGGGTCTGCCCTGGGGACTGTGCTTCAGGCACCCAGATG
Proteins encoded in this region:
- the Cdk5r2 gene encoding cyclin-dependent kinase 5 activator 2, translating into MGTVLSLSPASSAKGRRPGGLPEEKKKAPPAGDEALGGYGAPPVGKGGKGESRLKRPSVLISALTWKRLVAASAKKKKGSKKVTPKPASTGPDPLVQQRNRENLLRKGRDPPDGGGATKPLAVPVPTVPAAAATCEPPSGGSAAAPPPGSGGGKPPPPPPPAPQAAPPVPGGSPRRVIVQASTGELLRCLGDFVCRRCYRLKELSPGELVGWFRGVDRSLLLQGWQDQAFITPANLVFVYLLCRESLRGDELASAAELQAAFLTCLYLAYSYMGNEISYPLKPFLVEPDKERFWQRCLRLIQRLSPQMLRLNADPHFFTQVFQDLKNEGEAAAGAGGPPSGGAPAASSTARDSCAAGTKHWTMNLDR